From one Catenuloplanes nepalensis genomic stretch:
- a CDS encoding oxygenase MpaB family protein: protein MENLNRRRVLTLGAALGLAGVAAPSTAWAWSSAGSIAGTDAVDDPWGVWDDATDPLVASLLTRGEIPAVNAAMESWVKNGDPLPAAFPSDLTAFLQQHNKLPAWADRAKLDRAARFNERMGLYLFLLYGLGSGIMSTVIPREARNVYWSEGGSDMKARAAKTFTYGYDLSATDAFTPSGHFVVTSNKTRLTHAAVRHLLPQSAPWRAVTDDQDFIPISNGDILITFHSLGTFVYGKLKSWGIRMSAAEETAYLHQWQVALHLLGVRADFIPATWAAAEQQSRYALTPLLAPTPEGVDLAEVLLGLTAQIDLGVTRGFLNEFVRYVLSDRIGDWLGLRRDPVSRGLIQVGWPAYVAFREGLSPLVPEGFSMFDRFVRALAMLFLNNGTSPTYTPITIPTANRPGT from the coding sequence ATGGAGAATCTCAACAGACGACGCGTCCTGACGCTGGGCGCGGCGCTCGGCCTGGCGGGCGTGGCAGCGCCCTCCACCGCGTGGGCCTGGTCGTCCGCCGGGTCGATCGCCGGCACCGACGCGGTCGACGACCCGTGGGGCGTCTGGGACGACGCCACCGATCCGCTGGTCGCGTCGCTGCTCACCCGCGGCGAGATCCCGGCCGTCAACGCCGCGATGGAGTCCTGGGTGAAGAACGGCGACCCGCTGCCGGCCGCGTTCCCGTCCGACCTCACGGCGTTCCTTCAGCAGCACAACAAGCTGCCCGCCTGGGCCGACCGGGCCAAGCTCGACCGGGCCGCGCGGTTCAACGAGCGGATGGGGTTGTACCTGTTCCTGCTGTACGGGCTGGGCAGCGGCATCATGAGCACGGTCATCCCCAGGGAGGCGCGCAACGTCTACTGGTCCGAGGGCGGCTCCGACATGAAGGCCCGCGCGGCCAAGACGTTCACCTACGGCTACGACCTGAGCGCGACCGACGCGTTCACCCCGTCCGGGCACTTCGTGGTCACGTCGAACAAGACCCGGCTGACCCACGCGGCGGTGCGGCACCTGCTGCCGCAGTCCGCGCCGTGGCGCGCGGTCACCGACGACCAGGATTTCATCCCGATCAGCAACGGCGACATCCTGATCACGTTCCACAGCCTGGGCACGTTCGTCTACGGCAAGCTCAAGTCCTGGGGCATCCGGATGTCCGCCGCGGAGGAGACGGCGTACCTGCATCAGTGGCAGGTGGCACTGCACCTGCTGGGCGTGCGTGCCGACTTCATCCCGGCGACCTGGGCCGCCGCGGAGCAGCAGTCGCGGTACGCGCTGACTCCGCTGCTCGCACCCACGCCGGAGGGCGTCGACCTGGCCGAGGTCCTGCTCGGCCTGACCGCGCAGATCGACCTGGGCGTCACCCGCGGCTTCCTCAACGAGTTCGTCCGCTACGTGCTCAGCGACCGGATCGGCGACTGGCTGGGCCTTCGCCGCGACCCGGTGTCCCGCGGCCTGATCCAGGTCGGCTGGCCCGCCTACGTGGCGTTCCGCGAGGGCCTGTCACCCCTGGTCCCGGAGGGCTTCTCCATGTTCGACCGTTTCGTGCGCGCGCTGGCCATGCTCTTCCTCAACAACGGCACCTCACCGACCTACACCCCGATCACCATCCCCACCGCGAACCGGCCCGGCACCTGA
- a CDS encoding discoidin domain-containing protein, which translates to MHTVTRGALVALLGVAVTAAAPVLPAHAATAPPTSVPPVSQIDQELYNRMLNVLDPALEVAVDTQMRVLVRNAVARQFDGDTNTLWSTVIQEAEEAGVADPNAPSWQQLKNAVANFQGVLGYDYEPQIYIPNWGEGVYAGSAVTVTVAPASETAASAPGYRIDQYGNVSQITVDEAYADVNEVWVLSVNERIREGGGIETALPDAVDTKAGPEAPAAGAGMGTSAVCNPTGLRNPKGAEYFRRWKVTNDNFGELFEGKREMRMVIITSNGFVLRNHYFSKVKKKHVKNWQDTETFITTWDQSVYGSVMAYQWYEVDGGKTVNTTVSVPLQGGGSVSTTISKQEKDDEAGSAVVYFGESTYTTYDTSRVAFEVCSQGGDGGTGGDQNFACGALASASSTYPHEGYAPSRVTDCNKDTRLGGPYSWSNAATLYPPTNPQWVQADFGVERTVRRVVVYTSAGYPIRDYDVQVWNGLNYLTVAEVRGNTALQVTSTFSLRNTRLIRILGRSGPAHQQLHVRVNELEAYAN; encoded by the coding sequence GTGCATACCGTAACCCGCGGGGCGCTCGTCGCTCTGCTCGGCGTGGCCGTGACGGCCGCCGCCCCGGTGCTGCCCGCACACGCGGCCACCGCCCCGCCCACCTCGGTGCCCCCGGTCTCGCAGATCGACCAAGAGCTCTACAACCGGATGCTGAACGTGCTGGACCCGGCGCTCGAGGTCGCGGTCGACACCCAGATGCGGGTGCTGGTCCGCAACGCCGTCGCCCGGCAGTTCGACGGCGACACCAACACGCTGTGGTCGACCGTGATCCAGGAGGCCGAGGAGGCCGGCGTCGCCGACCCGAACGCGCCGAGCTGGCAGCAGCTCAAGAACGCGGTCGCGAACTTCCAGGGCGTGCTCGGGTACGACTACGAGCCGCAGATCTACATCCCGAACTGGGGCGAGGGCGTCTACGCCGGCTCGGCCGTGACCGTGACCGTGGCCCCGGCGAGCGAGACCGCCGCCAGCGCGCCCGGCTACCGCATCGACCAGTACGGCAACGTCTCGCAGATCACCGTGGACGAGGCGTACGCGGACGTCAACGAGGTGTGGGTGCTGTCCGTCAACGAGCGGATCAGGGAGGGCGGCGGGATCGAGACCGCGCTGCCGGACGCGGTGGACACGAAGGCCGGACCCGAGGCACCGGCCGCCGGGGCCGGCATGGGCACGAGCGCGGTCTGCAACCCGACCGGCCTGCGCAACCCGAAGGGCGCGGAGTACTTCCGGCGCTGGAAGGTCACCAACGACAACTTCGGCGAGCTCTTCGAGGGCAAGCGGGAGATGCGCATGGTCATCATCACCAGCAACGGGTTCGTGCTGCGCAACCACTACTTCTCCAAGGTGAAGAAGAAGCACGTCAAGAACTGGCAGGACACCGAAACGTTCATCACCACCTGGGACCAGTCCGTCTACGGCAGCGTGATGGCCTACCAGTGGTACGAGGTGGACGGCGGCAAGACCGTCAACACCACGGTCAGCGTTCCGTTGCAGGGCGGCGGCTCGGTCAGCACCACCATCTCCAAGCAGGAGAAGGATGACGAGGCCGGCTCCGCGGTCGTCTACTTCGGAGAGTCGACCTACACCACGTACGACACCTCGAGGGTCGCGTTCGAGGTGTGCAGCCAGGGCGGTGACGGCGGCACCGGCGGCGACCAGAACTTCGCCTGCGGCGCGCTCGCGTCCGCGTCGTCCACGTACCCGCACGAGGGCTACGCGCCGTCCCGGGTCACCGACTGCAACAAGGACACCCGGCTCGGCGGGCCCTACAGCTGGTCGAACGCGGCCACGCTCTACCCGCCGACGAACCCGCAGTGGGTGCAGGCCGACTTCGGCGTGGAGCGGACGGTCCGGCGCGTGGTCGTCTACACCAGCGCGGGATACCCGATCCGGGACTACGACGTGCAGGTGTGGAACGGCCTGAACTACCTGACCGTGGCCGAGGTGCGCGGTAACACCGCACTGCAGGTCACGTCCACGTTCTCGCTCCGAAACACCCGCCTGATCCGCATCCTCGGCCGCAGCGGCCCGGCCCACCAGCAGCTCCACGTCCGCGTCAACGAACTCGAGGCGTACGCCAACTGA
- a CDS encoding ATP-binding protein — MTPEPAPIPGLELPHSGTPVERLAALLRQLRRRQARRRGGPETTYRDLSARTGWSIGAISGYFAGRILPPTDRFDILVTLLGATPAERGPLATARDHAHESRRDRAHESRQDRAHESRHDRTPEGHHDPAPAPRQLPAVCASFAGRTRELAALDATPPGGIVTITGGAGVGKTSLAVHWGHSRTARFPDGQLFVGLRGFVSGHPPAGPAEVIRDLLEALGAAPPAIPPGVTARINLYRSLLAGRRMLLVLDDARDAEQVRPLLPGAAGCLTVVTSRHPLTGLTVVEGAHPLALGVLPPGEARALLAARLGPDRVAAEPSPVAELIHRCARLPLALAVVAARGTTRPDATLDQLARELRAAQGTLEGFTGDDPAADPRVAFAGSYRLLRPPAARLFRWLAAHPGPDLSEAAAASLTGTAVDAVRPALAELLRAHLIQEHQPGRYVLHDLLRAYALEQLRLTDGPDRRRAAVRRVLDHYLHSAHAAAALLHPDDGTPPPPAPAPGTTPETPAGRDEARRWLEREHRVLAGAVSHAAQHDFPRHTWQLARALTSFLDWRGDWHELAEIQRIALVAADDDPGRISAHRLLARAHNRLGRYDDARTHLTAAIALCRGAGLHADEARCHLNLSLTLELSGQHRAALEHGRRAVELFGAAGDHAGHATALGVVGWCHALLGEYGSALACCRRAVDEQTALGRESAPTLDSLGFAQHRLGRYAAAATAYRRAVVLYREAGDRYHEADTLIHLGDCHRDGGDDHAARAAWQRAREILMELRHPAVATVTNRLRVPSSAR, encoded by the coding sequence GTGACGCCCGAACCGGCACCCATCCCGGGACTCGAGCTCCCGCACTCCGGCACGCCCGTCGAACGACTCGCGGCCCTGCTCCGGCAGCTGCGACGGCGGCAGGCACGCCGGCGCGGCGGCCCGGAGACCACCTACCGCGACCTGTCCGCCCGGACCGGCTGGTCGATCGGCGCGATCTCCGGCTACTTCGCCGGCCGCATCCTGCCGCCGACCGACCGCTTCGACATCCTGGTCACGCTGCTCGGCGCCACCCCGGCCGAGCGCGGCCCGCTCGCCACCGCCCGCGACCACGCCCACGAGAGCCGCCGCGACCGCGCCCACGAGAGCCGGCAGGACCGCGCTCACGAGAGCCGGCACGACCGCACGCCGGAGGGCCACCACGACCCCGCGCCGGCACCCCGCCAGCTGCCCGCGGTCTGCGCGTCGTTCGCCGGCCGCACCCGCGAGCTCGCCGCGCTGGACGCGACCCCGCCCGGCGGCATCGTCACGATCACCGGCGGCGCCGGCGTCGGCAAGACCTCCCTGGCAGTCCACTGGGGACACTCCCGGACCGCCCGATTCCCGGACGGACAGCTCTTCGTGGGCCTGCGCGGCTTCGTCTCCGGCCACCCACCGGCCGGGCCCGCCGAGGTCATCCGCGACCTGCTGGAGGCGCTGGGCGCGGCACCGCCCGCGATCCCGCCCGGCGTGACCGCGCGCATCAACCTCTACCGCAGCCTGCTGGCCGGCCGCCGCATGCTCCTCGTGCTGGACGACGCGCGCGACGCCGAACAGGTCCGGCCGCTGCTCCCGGGCGCCGCCGGCTGCCTGACCGTGGTGACCAGCCGCCACCCGCTGACCGGCCTGACCGTGGTGGAGGGCGCGCACCCGCTGGCGCTCGGCGTGCTGCCGCCCGGTGAGGCCCGCGCGCTGCTCGCCGCGCGACTCGGCCCGGACCGGGTGGCCGCGGAGCCGAGCCCGGTCGCCGAGCTGATCCACCGCTGCGCCCGGCTCCCGCTCGCGCTGGCCGTGGTCGCGGCGCGCGGCACCACCCGGCCGGACGCCACGCTGGACCAGCTCGCCCGCGAGCTGCGAGCCGCGCAGGGCACGCTCGAAGGGTTCACCGGCGACGATCCGGCCGCGGACCCGCGCGTCGCGTTCGCCGGCTCGTACCGGCTGCTGCGCCCGCCCGCAGCCCGGCTGTTCCGCTGGCTCGCCGCGCACCCCGGCCCGGACCTGAGCGAGGCCGCGGCGGCCAGCCTGACCGGCACCGCGGTCGACGCCGTCCGTCCCGCGCTGGCCGAACTGCTCCGCGCGCACCTGATCCAGGAACATCAACCCGGCCGGTACGTGCTGCACGACCTGCTCCGGGCGTACGCGCTGGAGCAGCTCCGGCTCACCGACGGCCCGGACCGGCGGCGGGCCGCCGTGCGCCGGGTCCTCGACCACTACCTGCACAGCGCACACGCGGCCGCCGCGCTGCTGCACCCGGACGACGGGACACCGCCGCCGCCCGCACCCGCGCCCGGCACCACGCCGGAGACGCCGGCCGGTCGCGACGAGGCCCGGCGCTGGCTGGAGCGCGAGCACCGGGTGCTGGCCGGCGCGGTCAGCCACGCGGCGCAGCACGACTTCCCGCGCCACACCTGGCAGCTGGCCCGCGCGCTGACCTCGTTCCTGGACTGGCGGGGCGACTGGCACGAGCTGGCCGAGATCCAGCGGATCGCGCTGGTGGCCGCGGACGACGACCCCGGCCGGATCTCCGCGCACCGGCTGCTGGCCCGCGCGCACAACCGCCTCGGCCGGTACGACGACGCCCGCACCCACCTGACCGCCGCGATCGCGCTCTGCCGCGGCGCCGGCCTGCACGCGGACGAGGCCCGCTGCCACCTCAACCTCTCGCTCACGCTGGAGCTGTCCGGGCAGCACCGGGCCGCGCTGGAGCACGGCCGCCGGGCCGTGGAGCTGTTCGGCGCGGCCGGGGACCACGCCGGGCACGCGACCGCGCTCGGCGTGGTCGGCTGGTGCCACGCGCTGCTCGGCGAGTACGGCTCCGCGCTCGCCTGCTGCCGCCGCGCGGTCGACGAGCAGACCGCGCTCGGCCGGGAGTCCGCGCCCACACTGGACAGTCTCGGCTTCGCCCAGCACCGCCTCGGCCGGTACGCGGCGGCCGCCACCGCGTACCGGCGGGCGGTCGTGCTCTACCGCGAGGCCGGTGACCGCTACCACGAGGCGGACACGCTGATCCACCTCGGCGACTGCCACCGCGACGGCGGCGACGACCACGCGGCCCGCGCCGCCTGGCAGCGCGCGCGAGAGATCCTGATGGAACTGCGCCACCCCGCGGTCGCCACCGTCACGAACCGGCTTCGTGTGCCCTCCAGCGCCCGGTGA
- a CDS encoding RICIN domain-containing protein: MNGSRKARLLVLVVATVAALLTAPAAAGAAPPGTIRSELNNLCVDIEGGSYAAGARVITWDCHGNANQRWYWDGDTIRSRLNHLCLDIAGGDYARGAGIITWPCHGNANQSWYWYGDTIRSSLNNLCLDIEGGDYARGARLITWTCHGNANQAWY, from the coding sequence ATGAATGGCTCTCGTAAGGCTCGCCTGCTCGTCCTGGTCGTGGCCACGGTCGCGGCCCTGCTGACCGCGCCGGCCGCCGCCGGTGCGGCACCGCCCGGAACGATCCGCAGCGAGCTCAACAACCTGTGCGTGGACATCGAGGGCGGCAGCTACGCCGCCGGTGCCCGCGTCATCACCTGGGACTGCCACGGCAACGCCAACCAGCGCTGGTACTGGGACGGCGACACGATCCGCAGCCGGCTCAACCACCTCTGCCTGGACATCGCGGGCGGCGACTACGCCCGCGGCGCCGGCATCATCACCTGGCCGTGTCACGGCAACGCGAACCAGAGCTGGTACTGGTACGGCGACACGATCCGCAGCAGCCTCAACAACCTCTGCCTCGACATCGAGGGCGGCGACTACGCCCGCGGTGCCCGGCTGATCACCTGGACCTGCCACGGCAACGCCAACCAGGCCTGGTACTGA
- a CDS encoding SEC-C domain-containing protein — MKADLTSDDLLQIRQSALGAADPLGVAAELADAADAGRLADAGDAGLALTLAAEIAESRNKLDAALRYAERGLDAYGTRDDSQVASARALRARILFRTGQADEAEAALESLRPLLTRYTDAPAYVSAALAVGGRHKVAEQWLTEAVQSALAERGAAAEPSSADDAGQLFFLLQQRHRIRHVLGLPHDGHDNLADRLETKLANAGTAPAADAAEAELLFWPQAEFDRLVAQWPALGEAYGATWDEHRARLEKELVRLTAAGGVGLTLGVGSVDALVRTAGADGDPADPKTRAGYARLQATRSTAIHWPVERNGACWCGSGLKYKKCCLPRSRR; from the coding sequence ATGAAAGCTGACTTGACCAGCGACGACCTCCTCCAGATCCGGCAGTCCGCGCTGGGCGCCGCCGACCCGCTCGGCGTGGCCGCCGAGCTCGCGGACGCGGCCGACGCCGGGCGCCTCGCGGACGCCGGTGACGCGGGCCTCGCGCTGACGCTCGCCGCGGAGATCGCGGAGAGCCGGAACAAGCTCGACGCCGCCCTGCGGTATGCGGAGCGGGGACTCGACGCCTACGGGACGCGGGACGACAGCCAGGTCGCCTCCGCCCGCGCGCTGCGGGCGCGGATCCTGTTCCGGACCGGGCAGGCCGACGAGGCGGAGGCCGCGCTGGAGTCGTTGCGCCCGCTGCTGACCCGATACACCGACGCCCCGGCGTACGTGAGCGCGGCGCTGGCCGTGGGCGGCCGCCACAAGGTCGCGGAGCAGTGGCTGACCGAGGCGGTCCAGTCCGCGCTCGCCGAGCGTGGCGCGGCCGCGGAGCCGTCCAGCGCGGACGACGCCGGTCAGCTGTTCTTCCTGCTGCAGCAGCGGCACCGGATCCGGCACGTGCTGGGCCTGCCGCACGACGGGCACGACAACCTGGCCGACCGGCTGGAGACCAAGCTCGCCAACGCCGGCACCGCCCCCGCCGCGGACGCGGCCGAGGCCGAGCTGCTGTTCTGGCCGCAGGCCGAGTTCGACAGGCTGGTGGCGCAGTGGCCGGCGCTCGGCGAGGCGTACGGCGCGACGTGGGACGAGCACCGCGCCCGCCTGGAGAAGGAGCTGGTCCGGCTGACCGCGGCCGGCGGCGTGGGCCTGACCCTGGGCGTCGGCTCGGTCGACGCGCTGGTCCGCACGGCCGGCGCGGACGGTGACCCGGCCGACCCGAAGACCCGGGCCGGTTACGCCCGCTTGCAGGCCACCCGGTCGACCGCGATCCACTGGCCGGTGGAGCGCAACGGCGCCTGCTGGTGCGGGTCCGGCCTGAAGTACAAGAAGTGCTGCCTGCCGCGCTCGCGCCGCTGA